The genomic DNA CTCCTTGGAAGAGCTGGACCCAGCCGGTCATCCCCTGGCCTTCAGAGTCCCCTCAGCCCCTGAAGTCCCCGCGTCTGGCTGGAGTCCCAGTGGCCGCCACCATGCCCTCGTATCCGCTCAGTGTGGCTGTGGTCTGCATGAGCAACATGAACAGGAGCATGGAGGCCCACCGCATCCTCAGGAGGAAAGGATTCCGAGTCAGGTCCTTCGGAGCTGGATCTCGAGTCAGGCTCCCAGGAACGGCACGCAACCTCCAGATGGTTTACGATTTCTCCACCACCTATGAGGAGATGCGCAAGGACCTTGCGCGCAAAGACCGAGAACGCTATAACAGCAACGGCATCTTACATATCTTGGGAAGAAACGAGAGAATCAAGCCTCGCCCGGAAAGATTTCAAGAGTGCAGAGATCGCTTTGATGTCATCTTCACCTGCGAGGAGAGCGTCTACGACAGGGTGGTGGAGGAGCTGTGGGTCCGAGAGCAGGAGACCTGCCAGCCTGTGCACGTGATCAACGTGGACATGGACGACGACACGGAGGACGCCACCCTGGGGGCGTTTCTCATCTGCGAGCTCTGCGAACGCCTCCAGCAGGCAGACGACCTGGACGACTCTCTGGTCGAGGTGCTCCTGGCAGCCGAGCGCAAAACTGGCAAGAGCTTTCTGCACACGGTCTGCTTCTACTGAGGATCTTGTCTGGTTTCAGCTCCTCTGGGTAAGAACTTGTGTCTGGACGTTGGGCTAGGTGGTATTTTCTGTCCGAAGCGGCTTCCAAGGCCTTTCTGCTAAAAGCCATCTACACGTCTTTTTTCATGTACACTCCACCCAGAGaaggaagtggagaaggaaatcattTTCTGCCAAAGTAACATGAACGCCCTGGAGGCATCCAAACCCTTCCTTGGTGGAGGACTACGGAATGGATTCTTGACCTGGAAGGAACACAGGGCTCTGCGAGGAAGTTAACCTCGAGGACTCCATTATCCACATCAAGATACCGAGGTTTACAATGAACAAGTGATGCGTTGAAGGATATTCAGggggaaagaataaacaaacccCACCCAATTTCcattccatcatttttttttacttcatcatTTTAATACAATatccttttttcattttggtaTTATGCATCagtataaatgcatttttctttttagtgagaTAGGATTATCTTTAATGTTTGAACTTTAGAAATCTGTTTTTAGATTGTATGTGTTGGTAACTGCAACTTTCATAGAAACTCAGGTTCGATAACAGTAGGCATTGATTGCTAAAATTTTAGCATGATCTGTTCAATTCAATattcatgaaatgaaataaaagcttcTAGTTTATAGAAAATGTATCTCCTAAATTTTGGTAGGGGTTGGATCTTACAAAAGGAACACCTTGGTTTCTTACTGTTCAGGCTGAATGAATTCCACAGGGTAAGGCACTCTTTCCTCAAGCGGATTTCTTCGTGCATAAAAGGTTCATTGAGTCCTGAACTCCTCTAAAAGTGGATCCTACCTATAGGGAAGTGAATCCTCTTGGGTCTGACCAGAAGTGGCACCTAGGTTTGTGTAActtataagagaaaataaaaggaaggggGAGTTGGCCTTGTTGAATGAGGTATCTTGCTACGTCAGAAGGTTCATGTGGACTTTATTTAGAGAGCAAAGGCAGGATGGAGCAAGGGTGGACCTGGGGCCATGGTATGAGCTAGTAGAGGAGTTCCTGAGTAGAGCTGTAGATTGAGCAGTAAGGTGGAAGCTTTGGACAGGGGGAGAATCTGTGGGTTCATAGGAAGATGGTGGAGTTGAAAGGACAGGACAtactgaagaggagagagagggaaaaatttAGAAGCAATGTCAATTTTCTGTCTTTCCACACTGGTGACGGGGTGTATCTATCCACATGGGGCAGTGCTGGCGGTAGGGAGGTGAGGGTTTCTTTCTCAGGTAGATTCAATGAGCTTCAAGGTCAGTCTTTCATCTGATGTTGAGGCAGTCAGGGCAGGAATGGGAAAGGGATTGGATACTGTGTTGAAATGATCATCTCCAATGATGGGAACACAAAATGGAAATAGGGAATTCTGGGGGCCCTttacaagagagagagaaatgatctGTCCAGGAGATCTTAACTTTTGTCAGAACATCCActggaaggaaatgagaaaatattgttGGTTGATTTCCTGTCTGTAGAGATATGGAGGAGGCAAATATGATAAAGCATATAAAAGTGGGGCTGGTGTTCCAAAGGAGTGACTCCAGTGATGAAACTCAACAGAGAAAATGTCCGTGGAAAAGTTAAAGGGAATGAGACTGGATGAAATGGATGGCGAGACATGGTTTGTCTAAGAGTCCTTAGAGCTGAAAAAATAACAAGAGATTGGAGGGTTGAAAGTTGAAGGTTGATGAGTGTCCTGCTTCAGATTTAGATGTAGTGCAGAGATCTGGATGGAACTTGGGAAGTTGCTGTCTCAGGGGAGGGTGTAGACAAAAGCAGTTGGGCAAAAGTAGCAGCACTGAATATCTTCAGTATTGAATGGGTGATCTTTGTGCTGGTTGGGTTTGCTAAGACTGGGACCTGTGTCTAGTGACTTCACATAAAGAATTATCAGGAGAATAGGAACCCTCTCATTGACATATGGACAATGACCCAGAGGATGCCACCCTTGGGTCTTTTATCATCTGTGAGCTCTGCAAATGCCTCCAGCAGGTGGACTACCTGGAGGACTCTCTGGTTGAGGTgctcctggcagcccagtggaaAACAGGCAAGAGCTTTCTGCACATGGTCTGCTTCTACTGAAGATCTTGTCTGGCTTCAGCTTCTTAGTTGGTAAAAACTTGTGCCTGGACATTGGGCTGGACGGTATTTGCTGTGCAAGGATCTCATAGCCCTTTTTGCTAAAAGCCatccttatgattttttttcaggtGCACCCCAACCAAGCAAGGAAATGCAGGAGAAAAGCGTTACATGGATAATGCAACTTGAATCACCAGGAGCCATCAAAAACTTTCCAGTGTGAGGGATGATGGTGTGGGGACTTGACTTGGAGGGAAATGTTCAGTGCTCACATGGCTCTGGAAGGAAGTGACCGTGAAGGACTCTGTTTTCCAGATCAGCTAACGAAGGCTTATAATGGAGCAGTGGACGTGTTTTGTTCAGTATAATCAGGATAGAAACTTGTCTTTTGcatcattttaaaacaatatccTTTTGCTCTTTTgtagttttatataaatatataaatttttattgagatgtcATTCTAGTGAATTGTTTTtacttagaaatttatttatatttagattGTATGTCTTTTACTAATGCCAATCTTAAGACAAACAGTGTAGATTATGGGCGGAATTTACTAAGATCCCCGCATGATTTTTTCAATTAAAGAGCTCATGAcattaagtaaaatgaaataaaaccctCTCAATTATAGAAAAAGTGTCCTCTTGTTTGTGGTAGTGCAGGGTTCTTACAAAGTGAGCCCTCTGGTTTCTTATTGTTCAATCCATGTGAATTCCATGGAGAAAAAGCATTCTTTCCTAAGAAGTTCTTTCTTCATGCTAGTTGAGTTCCTATCTGTTTGAGCAAGGGATGGCAAAAATGACAAGACGAGTAAAATGCTGCAGGTACTGTAAGGTCTGGAGGTAGAGTAGGCGAGGTTCAGGAAAAGAACGAGACTGGCACtctacaggaacagatcacctttaatgaggggagaaggggcagcagtcagattagcgaGCTGCTGGGCTTATCTAAGAAAAGAGTAGGTATATATAGGCATGTATGTAGaaagctactgtcttaagggcgcctgttcttctccaaggttgctgggagtagttatctcttaaacggCTGGGGCAAGGAGTTCTGGAGATCAGCCAGAGGCTGGGCCGGCTTGGAGCTGGGTGTAATCAACCTAATGTCTATTTTTCttcgggtgagagagttctttgttttgcctagaatggtggggaggacctggaggggggttttaactccaggctaccTTGAGCCATGCAACTTTCTTTCAGGTACTACAATGGAGAGATCACAGTGattaattacaaaatataaagtgtatataagacagataactaataaggaccttttctgtgcttcccaggtggtgctagaggtaaagaacccagttgccaatgcaggagacataagagatcaggtttgatccttgggtcaggaagatccctggaggagggcatggcaacccactccagtattcttgcctggataatcccatggacagaggagcctagtgggctacagtccatggggttgcaaagagtctgatataaTGAGCGATGGAGCATGCACGTGCTGAAGGACCTTTACTATGACACAAGGAACTCTTCTCCactctgtagtgacctatatagatatatatggataaagaaggttgaaaacaggggatatatatgtgtgtgtgtgtataactgattcactttcttgtacagtagaaactaaactaacattctaaatcaactatagaccacaaaattttctttttaatttacttaaaaacatCCAATGTGTCTATGAATAAATTAAAACGAATGGGATGGGGGATAAAGTAGATTGTGGAACCTGGTTTGTCTAAGTCGCCTTAAaggtcataaaaatataaaaatgtttcaggaGTTAGAACTTTAAGGTTGGTGAATTTAGTGTTTCACATTTTGATCTAGTGGTAGATTTCTTGTGAAACTATAGAATCTGGTGTCTCTTATAGAGGTAGAAAAATGCAGATGAGGAAGTTGTCAAAACCCTGAACATTGTGGGCATTGAGTGGGTGAACTTTTGGTTGCTAGAGTTTCTGTGAATGAGAACAGAAGGTGAGTAAAAGTTGCCTGGGAGGCTGTCTGGGCTCAGGTTTCCTCCTAAAACCCGCagcacctggggcttccctgtgtgGAGAGTTGGAGTCAGATTAGAGAGGGTGATGGGAACCCAGAGATCATTTACGTGGAGCGGTGGATGTTACCTACAGAATTTAGCCAGGACTATGAACTTCTGGTTGGataagggcatagcaacccactccactgttcctgcctggagaatcccatggacagaggagcctggtaggctacagtccacagggtcgcacagagtcagacatgactgaagtgatgtagcatgcacacactcatgaACTGCCAGCAGCATTCCAAAGGTATTTTCCAGACTTCTTCTAGGTGATTGCAGTCCCAGGATGCTGAGTCCTGATCTTCATCATTGGATGATCCTTTTACCAGCCTGTTAGGATGCTCCTCACTGTGGCAGGTTCTTTTCAGCTTCAGATCCACCAAAATCAGCCAGAGTTTGGACCAGAGTGCTGCTAAATTCTCTGCAGGTCTCCTGgcactccattaaaaaaaaaacccggAATTGGGAGGATGGTACTAGAACAGGTGTTGTTAAATACGGTGAGAGAATCATTTCCAGGTGATAGTAACACCACTGGTGTTGCTGGTTTTGCTAAAAGGAGGGGAAATTATAGTTGTCATTTTTAATGATAACTAACAATAAAATGttttggatgcaaggagatccaaccagtccatcctaaaggagatcagtcctgggtgttcattggaagcactgatgctgaaactgaaactccaatactttggccacctcatgcgaagagctgactcattggaaaagaccctgatgctgggagggattgggggcaggaggagaaggggacgacagaggatgagatggctggatggcatcaccgactcaatggacatgagtttgagtaaactccaggagttggtgatggacagggaggcctggcgtgctgtgattcatggggtcgcaaagagtcggacacaactgagcgactgaactgaactgaactgaagtgtgagaaatggaaaaataaagatttagatGTGCTACTGGACATACAGTGGTTTCTTCACTAGACAAACATAATTCCAGTTATGACACAGAGGCAAATGAAATATTCAGATGGTTGTTGTAGGTGAAATGGCAGCATTTGAATGCAAATTGCTGAAAGACGGGAATGTCCATGTAATTAGATATGTTAAGTATGCCAGTGATAGCTTTGGGACTCTGACGGGGCACCTGGACATGGCAATGGGTATGTCAGAGCAAGTTgtatttcttgatctgggtgaTATTTGCCTTACAAGAATTTGTTAGGCtgtgcatttgttttgttttctgtatttgtgtgtgtgtttacaataacaattttaaaaaatccccaaatgACAGAAACACTTTATAGTCCAAGAGCCAACAGCCTGTCAATAGAAGTGTGTCAGTAGCTTCAttcataattaatttatttaaaacccCTCATTTCCCAAGACCAAACTGCCCCTGTGTTGTTTCTTGATTTTATATCCCCCTCTGACTGTTGTTCCTGCTTCACTTCACTCTAAACCCACAGGGCAGAGGATATAATACTTCCACATTATTCCACTAGCCAAAGCAAGTCATGAGGTGGTCACAGGCACAAGGGAGTGGGGAGCAGACTGCACCTCGAGAAGGAGGAATTGGCATGTGTGGACAGTGGAGGGGTTGGGTGGGGAAGGATTATTGGCATGCATTTGTGCAGATAGTCAGCATTATCGGAAACACTATCCAGTTGAAAATGTCTGAAAGCTTGACAATATACTCTGCAGGCATCGTTGTGAGGACTAAGTTACTCTCAAATATTGCTGGGAGTAGTGAAAAATAGTATAGCCTGTACAAAGGGAATCTTTCCACTGGGACAAAACTACAAATGCATTTACCCCTGGACCAAGGTACCCCCACTTGCACAAAGAGACCATAGGTCTTTCAATAGAGTTATCCaactggagaagagagaaaatacagaaaaatagagagaccttttttaaaaaatatatttttaattggaggataattgcttacaatgttttgttggtttctgccatatgagaaggtgaatcagccgtaagtatacacatgtcccttccctcttaagcctccctcccacctcctccctgtcccactcctctaggttgtcacagggcaccACGCTGAACTCCCTCTGTCATACAGCACAccccactagctatctactttacaaACGGTGGTGCACGTGTGTCAACGCTACTCTttcaatttgtcctaccctctccttctcctgggctttcctggttgctcaatggtaaagaatccgcccgcaatgcaggagacacaggacatcACTACCAACTTGTTGTGgttctttctttccatctttagTTGTGGAGATGCTGTTCTGCTTGTCTTAGGGTCATTTTCATTGATAGCTGTTCTGTCAATGGTTGCAATTTTGGATTGCCCATGGAAGCAGCTGAGCTTAGGGTCCTCTGACTCTGCCACGTGGCTACACTTCTACACATGTCAGTGTGCTTCTATGTATGCTTCCTCAGTGTGCTCTTACATGTTT from Odocoileus virginianus isolate 20LAN1187 ecotype Illinois unplaced genomic scaffold, Ovbor_1.2 Unplaced_Contig_30, whole genome shotgun sequence includes the following:
- the LOC110122573 gene encoding RNA polymerase II subunit A C-terminal domain phosphatase SSU72 like protein 3-like, with product MPSYPLSVAVVCMSNMNRSMEAHRILRRKGFRVRSFGAGSRVRLPGTARNLQMVYDFSTTYEEMRKDLARKDRERYNSNGILHILGRNERIKPRPERFQECRDRFDVIFTCEESVYDRVVEELWVREQETCQPVHVINVDMDDDTEDATLGAFLICELCERLQQADDLDDSLVEVLLAAERKTGKSFLHTVCFY